The Trypanosoma brucei gambiense DAL972 chromosome 10, complete sequence genome has a segment encoding these proteins:
- a CDS encoding RNA-binding regulatory protein (pumilio family),putative — protein MSGWDEPVSSNTPPGSGEADWLAGADDIFSGSGALLADPRDVRRAETAPMVLTMFSSDGTLCIGSLEADVPPEEEYRYAEEYHREYYSKYPRDPRMLVPLRSNNFGRRGSGAGRRGTSATNTQPQDGVGVVGDSGTTKVTGSTAVGTSVGERTPRHDLCGEVARLNSGSASPPRRGSRDAAPTGGETEGFKRLHSAMGSLEPPSAAPGSSGSFSVNVGAVDLANMKANGEEMQNGSLTQQDTSSGQQPQQVDTLSRRAPGSSRNRSTSNYGQKNGAFKQPSNGEVGGDRFTNEEPTTARDNLESNHALAVSDEFRLQVVSLCKDQDGSRCVQRLLNNPENIEPIFNEVFPRTHELIIDVFGNYVLQKLLDMLPTESDMCKRLIKQVSGRLKEYSFQMYGCRVIQKMLEKASPEKREEVLFELKDCLVECIFDQNANHVAQKLIEVIPEKTQLLVDSFMPHLKALSRHPYGCRVLQCVFERCSTAHGVNIRPMLEAVLENVHEYVMDQYGNYVVQYALLNAPEELRQRFVTQLIPHVYALSCSKFASNVAEKTIIKANAEELQQVVETLTHPLGASEDGNYLVLMMQDQYANYVVQRLLQQVTKAQQQHIAEQIRPHLHTIRCSVYGQHLVQKMECMGMPLWGEAGAVYGGSFPCDFNGSHSPSSMGRGGSRKPRQSSTGHSSMSNTQGIHSNSMSLVEHSMIPGNTYPQPSPGAVALGGQPMLPLATTGGAHCGYGYIGSPTDTMIMTRAPPPPPQQPQQLPMGTPGLAISSQACFPGMMSPPQRSMSDGRDMYSAGLVYTRGRGEIMSPTPSDGFAHPFQAYPATLAPRVFYRGGAQSFYSCMPTL, from the coding sequence ATGTCTGGTTGGGACGAACCCGTCTCATCAAACACGCCACCAGGCAGCGGTGAAGCAGATTGGCTTGCTGGAGCCGACGATATATTCAGTGGCAGTGGGGCTTTACTTGCCGACCCGCGTGACGTGCGGCGGGCTGAAACGGCGCCTATGGTTCTCACCATGTTTTCATCCGATGGGACGCTTTGTATTGGTAGCCTTGAGGCGGACGTTCCCCCAGAGGAGGAGTACCGATATGCAGAGGAATATCACCGGGAATATTACTCCAAATACCCCCGTGACCCGCGCATGCTTGTTCCGCTACGCTCCAATAACTTCGGAAGACGTGGCAGTGGTGCAGGAAGACGTGGCACCTCCGCCACCAACACACAACCGCAAGACGGTGTCGGAGTTGTCGGTGACAGCGGCACAACTAAAGTGACGGGCTCCACAGCAGTAGGAACTTCAGTAGGAGAGCGCACGCCAAGGCATGACCTCTGCGGCGAAGTGGCGAGGCTGAACAGCGGGAGCGCCTCACCGCCGCGGAGGGGGTCGCGGGACGCCGCTCCCACAGGAGGGGAGACGGAAGGTTTCAAGCGGCTTCATTCGGCCATGGGCTCCCTCGAGCCACCCTCCGCAGCACCCGGTAGTAGCGGTTCGTTTAGTGTAAACGTTGGTGCTGTTGACCTCGCGAATATGAAAGCCAACGGCGAAGAAATGCAAAACGGCTCGTTGACGCAACAGGACACATCCAGTGGGCAACAACCTCAGCAAGTTGATACACTCTCACGACGGGCACcaggcagcagcaggaaccgTTCTACGTCAAACTATGGACAGAAGAACGGTGCATTTAAGCAGCCTAGTAACGGTGAAGTTGGTGGTGACAGGTTCACAAACGAAGAACCGACAACAGCACGCGATAATCTTGAATCGAATCATGCCCTTGCTGTCTCTGACGAATTCAGGTTGCAGgttgtttccctttgcaAGGATCAGGACGGAAGCCGCTGTGTACAACGTCTCCTAAATAATCCGGAGAACATCGAACCGATCTTCAACGAGGTGTTTCCGCGTACACATGAATTGATTATTGACGTATTTGGAAATTATGTTTTACAGAAGTTGTTGGACATGCTACCTACTGAGAGTGACATGTGCAAACGACTCATAAAGCAAGTTAGCGGAAGGTTAAAGGAGTACTCGTTTCAGATGTACGGCTGCCGCGTAATCCAGAAGATGTTGGAAAAGGCCTCACCGGAGAAGCGGGAGGAGGTGCTCTTCGAGCTAAAGGATTGCCTTGTAGAATGTATATTTGACCAAAACGCTAACCACGTAGCCCAGAAACTCATTGAAGTCATCCCAGAGAAGACGCAGCTGTTGGTGGACTCCTTCATGCCGCACTTAAAGGCGCTTTCGCGTCACCCGTACGGTTGCCGTGTGTTGCAGTGCGTTTTCGAGAGGTGTTCTACAGCACATGGAGTGAACATTCGCCCCATGTTAGAAGCCGTGCTCGAGAATGTACATGAGTACGTGATGGACCAGTATGGAAATTATGTTGTGCAGTATGCTCTTTTGAATGCGCCTGAGGAACTACGACAACGCTTCGTGACTCAGTTAATACCGCACGTATATGCCCTTTCGTGTAGCAAATTTGCGTCTAATGTTGCCGAAAAAACTATTATCAAGGCAAATGCAGAAGAACTGCAGCAAGTTGTAGAGACGCTCACCCATCCTTTAGGTGCTTCAGAAGATGGCAACTACCTCGTGCTTATGATGCAGGATCAGTACGCAAACTATGTCGTCCAACGTTTACTCCAGCAAGTGACAAaggcacagcagcagcacattGCGGAGCAGATAAGGCCGCACCTCCACACCATACGTTGCTCTGTATATGGACAGCACCTTGTACAGAAAATGGAGTGCATGGGCATGCCACTGTGGGGAGAGGCGGGTGCTGTGTATGGTGGAAGTTTCCCCTGTGACTTTAATGGTTCACATTCTCCGAGTAGTATGGGTCGCGGAGGAAGTCGGAAACCAAGACAAAGTTCGACGGGCCACAGCAGCATGAGTAACACGCAGGGGATTCACAGTAACTCCATGAGTTTGGTAGAACACTCGATGATCCCTGGCAATACATATCCGCAGCCGTCTCCAGGTGCTGTTGCGCTTGGTGGTCAACCTATGCTCCCACTTGCAACAACTGGTGGTGCACACTGTGGTTACGGTTATATTGGTTCCCCAACCGACACGATGATTATGACGCGtgcgccgccgccgccgccgcagcaaccacaacaacttcCCATGGGCACACCCGGCCTGGCAATCAGTAGTCAGGCATGTTTCCCAGGCATGATGTCTCCACCTCAACGCTCAATGTCGGATGGGCGGGACATGTACTCGGCAGGGCTCGTGTACACGCGGGGTCGTGGGGAAATTATGAGTCCCACACCTTCTGATGGTTTTGCACATCCGTTTCAGGCGTATCCCGCAACTTTAGCCCCAAGGGTTTTCTACCGAGGTGGGGCTCAGAGTTTTTACTCCTGCATGCCAACGCTGTAG
- a CDS encoding 60S ribosomal protein L34, putative: MLCAYTPFLRTGTSLFVYNVIILTTVHTITSCFVHFIFVFILLNTGGLGVSGGLVRTEITKAMSCPRVQYRRRMHYATRGNRMRLVRTPGNRLVMQKRGKRSQGPHTPWVLGHKRLAGTKALRHTKARLAPRHQKTTSRPYGGVLSHEQVRDRIVRAFLIEEQRIVKRALKAHAKVQKEKKRRAAKRKSKEEKVAAVAKKVAAKVGTKSLIAKKEAPKRKAGKAPVGAKLKK; encoded by the coding sequence ATGCTTTGCGCATACACTCCCTTCCTCCGCACGGGCACCTCTCTTTTCGTGTATAACGTCATCATCCTCACCACTGTTCACACGATTACTTCCTGTTTCGTTCACTTTATCTTTGTATTCATTCTTTTAAATACTGGCGGATTAGGAGTCTCTGGAGGTCTTGTGCGCACGGAGATAACGAAGGCGATGTCTTGCCCCCGTGTGCAATACCGTCGGCGCATGCATTACGCCACGCGTGGCAACCGCATGCGCCTAGTGCGAACACCCGGAAACCGTCTCGTGATGCAGAAGCGCGGTAAGCGGTCGCAGGGCCCACACACTCCGTGGGTACTTGGCCACAAACGTCTCGCTGGCACGAAGGCGTTGCGTCACACAAAGGCGCGTCTCGCCCCACGTCATCAAAAGACGACTTCACGCCCATACGGTGGTGTGTTGAGCCACGAACAGGTACGCGACCGCATCGTCCGTGCCTTCCTCATTGAGGAGCAGCGCATCGTGAAGCGGGCACTGAAGGCTCACGCGAAGGtccagaaggaaaagaagcgcCGCGCCGCCAAGAGGAAGAGCAAGGAAGAGAAGGTGGCTGCCGTGGCAAAGAAGGTAGCGGCGAAGGTTGGCACCAAATCCCTCATCGCGAAGAAGGAAGCACCCAAAAGGAAGGCTGGTAAGGCCCCTGTTGGTGCGAAGCTGAAGAAGTGA
- a CDS encoding pyruvate dehydrogenase E1 component alpha subunit, putative encodes MLKCVSRVFLGAKTVPLNPHVPFKLHTAGRDDLPPIPTTATYEPEKIKENLAMMIRIRRVEALADQSYKLKKIRGFCHLCIGQEAIPVGMENVLSRGDPVVTGYRDHGLFMTRGGTIEELFAELFGREGGCSKGKGGSMHMYRVKENFYGGNGIVGAQAPLGAGLAWRYALENRDKPSNVAVTFYGDGAANQGQVFEAMNIAALQRIPVIFCCENNHYGMGTREDRAAYQPQMYRRGDYIPGLRVDGMDVLAVQEGTRWAKEWCLAGKGPVVLEMDSYRYMGHSMSDPDSQYRTKNDIQEVRRTRDCIEKMKEFVVSEGIMTVEEIKQMEKDVKKEVDKELPPAEKQAITPLKELFTDIYCGEQYEHRTTQGTVYAKP; translated from the coding sequence ATGCTTAAGTGTGTCAGCCGAGTATTCTTGGGAGCCAAAACGGTACCTCTTAACCCTCATGTTCCCTTCAAACTGCACACGGCTGGTCGCGATGATTTACCGCCCATCCCGACCACCGCCACATATGAAccagagaaaataaaagagaaccTTGCGATGATGATTCGTATCCGTCGGGTGGAGGCACTTGCCGATCAGTCATATAAACTCAAGAAGATCCGCGGTTTCTGCCACCTCTGCATCGGTCAGGAGGCCATTCCTGTGGGTATGGAAAACGTCCTCTCGCGTGGCGACCCCGTTGTCACTGGTTATCGAGATCATGGATTATTTATGACGCGGGGAGGCACGATTGAGGAACTCTTTGCGGAACTCTTTGGTCGAGAGGGTGGCTGCTCCAAGGGTAAAGGTGGAAGTATGCATATGTACAGGGTTAAAGAAAACTTCTACGGTGGGAACGGCATCGTTGGTGCGCAGGCTCCCTTGGGTGCGGGCCTCGCGTGGCGCTATGCCCTCGAGAACCGCGACAAACCCTCAAATGTGGCTGTTACATTCTATGGTGACGGTGCAGCCAATCAAGGACAGGTGTTTGAGGCAATGAATATCGCCGCACTGCAGCGCATCCCCGTCATATTCTGTTGTGAGAATAATCACTATGGTATGGGCACCAGGGAGGACCGCGCTGCATATCAACCACAGATGTACCGCCGTGGTGATTATATTCCCGGGCTGCGTGTTGATGGTATGGACGTCCTTGCGGTTCAAGAGGGCACGCGCTGGGCGAAGGAGTGGTGCCTTGCCGGCAAGGGACCTGTCGTACTAGAGATGGATTCATATCGTTACATGGGTCACTCGATGAGTGATCCTGACAGCCAGTACCGCACCAAAAATGATATCCAGGAGGTGCGCAGGACACGCGATTGTattgaaaaaatgaaggaatttGTGGTGAGTGAGGGCATCATGACGGTCGAGGAAATTaaacaaatggaaaaggacgtgaagaaggaggtggACAAGGAACTTCCCCCTGCGGAGAAGCAGGCCATTACCCCTCTGAAAGAACTCTTCACGGATATTTATTGTGGAGAGCAGTACGAACATCGTACAACACAAGGAACAGTTTATGCCAAGCCGTGA
- a CDS encoding heat shock protein, putative has protein sequence MSVFGVDFGNLNTTVAITRHGGVDIVTNEVSKRETTTIASFVDNERFIGEPGLDRYVRNSSNTIFLLKRFIGMYMDDPSLESERRFLTCAIKGDDKGRLMFGVNYCGELTYFYPEQVLAMMLQRLRGYVNLASLSDSKVTVDSRECVLTVPCYYTAEQRKLLMQACEIAGLNCLSLVNDTTAAGIDYGIFRGSSLGETEDKGQVVGILDMGYGTTVFAVACFWRGHLKLLSRTFDCHLGTRDIDYKLFEYMAEEVKKKYHVDVKENKRASLRLLQACERLRYLLSGNQVAQLNVENLMDVDVNIPSFPRSTLEELSVGLVERFKAVIKKGFEESGLSPDQFHSIEMIGGGSRIPMFKSAAEELLGRAPNFTLNASETAARGAAITAAVYSPKFKVREFVVSDIPTYPIKLGYYMENASAVSHVPFLPDINKVVSVQGTDDHYPKVLEITIKRPGGFKLYAFYDSEHPKVKAYLPRKDFVIGEWEIGTQRKDSNATEVRVRVRLLPNGLVSVESAVSVEVYEVEEPADAEEGKGETTNEEGEQPAEKKPMVKKQKQRRVELSVTPRLDVIGLTGQEIVEFQKRETEMNDRDALITKTRDSKNELESYILDNRPRIADGGILCEYVTKEQQAKFIQLANEYENWLYEDGADAELNVYQERVKTLRAIADAASDRRRNFEDVEFELPTFKQEVNKAKNTALAAIGKEAHITEEELRGAAAKCDEALAWAENEMEKYRKQHKSESPVLTCSTLREKQKEVAEAVRAVVKRPPPPKPKEATPEAKDGETAADGNVPPEVSQAGDGEKPPSDDQLD, from the coding sequence ATGTCAGTCTTCGGTGTGGACTTTGGAAATTTGAACACCACCGTCGCCATCACCAGACACGGTGGTGTTGACATCGTGACGAACGAAGTCAGCAAGCGTGAAACGACTACCATCGCTTCGTTTGTTGACAATGAACGTTTTATCGGTGAACCGGGCCTGGACCGCTATGTGCGCAATTCCTCAAAcactatttttttgcttaagCGTTTCATCGGCATGTATATGGACGACCCCAGCCTTGAGTCTGAGAGGCGTTTTTTGACGTGCGCGATAAAAGGTGATGACAAGGGGCGGCTTATGTTCGGCGTGAATTACTGCGGAGAACTGACTTATTTCTACCCAGAGCAAGTACTTGCAATGATGCTGCAGCGACTTCGCGGTTACGTCAACCTGGCAAGTTTGTCCGACTCAAAGGTTACAGTAGACTCTCGTGAATGCGTGCTGACAGTTCCTTGTTACTATACAGCTGAACAAAGGAAGTTGCTCATGCAAGCGTGTGAGATTGCTGGGTTAAACTGCCTTTCGCTCGTGAACGACACGACGGCAGCTGGCATCGACTACGGCATCTTCCGTGGCTCTTCGCTTGGAGAGACAGAAGACAAGGGGCAGGTAGTCGGTATTCTTGATATGGGCTACGGCACCACGGTGTTTGCTGTTGCATGCTTCTGGCGCGGTCATCTGAAGTTGCTGAGCCGTACATTTGACTGTCATCTGGGAACACGGGACATCGACTACAAACTCTTTGAGTATATGGCGgaagaagtgaagaagaagtaTCACGTGGATGTGAAGGAGAACAAAAGAGCGAGTCTCCGCCTTCTCCAGGCATGCGAGCGCCTCAGATATCTTCTCTCAGGCAATCAGGTTGCACAACTCAACGTGGAAAACCTCATGGACGTTGACGTGAACATTCCGTCATTCCCGCGGTCCACACTTGAGGAACTCTCTGTTGGTCTTGTTGAACGGTTCAAGGCAGTGATCAAGAAGGGGTTTGAGGAGTCCGGACTTTCTCCAGATCAATTCCACAGCATTGAGATGATTGGCGGTGGCAGTCGTATACCCATGTTCAAAAGCGCAGCGGAGGAGTTACTGGGACGTGCGCCAAATTTCACCCTTAACGCGTCTGAAACAGCGGCCCGTGGTGCAGCAATTACCGCAGCTGTTTATTCTCCCAAGTTCAAGGTACGTGAATTCGTTGTGAGCGATATCCCAACGTATCCCATCAAGCTTGGATACTACATGGAAAACGCAAGTGCTGTAAGCCACGTGCCATTTCTTCCGGACATCAACAAGGTAGTGTCTGTACAAGGCACGGATGACCATTATCCAAAGGTGCTGGAGATCACTATCAAGCGGCCCGGTGGTTTCAAGTTGTACGCCTTCTATGACAGCGAGCACCCAAAAGTGAAGGCATACTTGCCCCGCAAAGATTTTGTCATTGGTGAATGGGAAATCGGGACGCAGAGAAAAGATTCCAACGCTACAGAAGTACGCGTGCGCGTGCGGCTGCTCCCCAACGGCCTTGTGTCAGTGGAATCTGCCGTCTCAGTGGAGGTCTATGAGGTGGAGGAACCCGCTGATGCTGAGGAGGGGAAGGGCGAGACCACTAACGAGGAAGGAGAGCAGCCAGCAGAGAAGAAGCCAATggtgaagaaacagaagcaGCGCCGCGTGGAGCTGAGTGTTACTCCCCGCCTTGACGTCATTGGTTTGACTGGCCAGGAGATTGTGGAGTTCCAGAAGAGAGAGACAGAAATGAACGATCGAGACGCCCTGATAACCAAGACGCGCGACAGCAAAAACGAACTGGAAAGCTATATCCTAGACAACCGCCCGCGAATTGCCGATGGAGGAATCCTATGCGAGTACGTCACAAAGGAGCAACAAGCAAAGTTCATTCAACTGGCAAATGAGTATGAAAACTGGCTTTATGAAGACGGTGCTGACGCAGAACTCAATGTGTACCAAGAGCGCGTTAAGACTCTCCGTGCGATCGCGGACGCAGCAAGTGACCGCCGCCGCAACTTCGAAGATGTGGAGTTTGAACTTCCCACCTTCAAGCAGGAGgtgaacaaagcaaaaaatacaGCACTAGCAGCCATTGGAAAGGAAGCGCACATCACCGAAGAGGAACTACGAGGAGCGGCAGCCAAATGCGACGAGGCTCTGGCGTGGGCAGAGAATGAAATGGAGAAATATCGTAAACAGCACAAAAGCGAGTCCCCGGTACTCACGTGTTCCACGTTGCGGGAGAAGCAGAAAGAAGTCGCCGAAGCGGTCCGTGCGGTTGTGAAGCGACCACCCCCACCGAAACCGAAGGAGGCCACGCCCGAGGCGAAAGATGGAGAAACGGCTGCCGACGGTAATGTGCCGCCTGAAGTGTCTCAGGCGGGAGACGGGGAGAAGCCCCCGTCGGATGATCAGCTTGACTAG